A genomic region of Raphanus sativus cultivar WK10039 unplaced genomic scaffold, ASM80110v3 Scaffold0391, whole genome shotgun sequence contains the following coding sequences:
- the LOC130502031 gene encoding meiosis-specific protein ASY2-like: MDPPKEGSGETGISASGKRLMKVKQEIGEKMKRDKKEVKDSIAGRVSKRVKKKEVSGGSTSLGPHSPSSLKIQEVVNLMVQAHGQKELAKVCSSDETPETAPEGWFCIHEKYISKCHLRFPLPDLLLDLLDHYQLALSQLCPSAIRVINGFITRAKEEGIVVGLTELMSLYTIKESSSKDGGSGTYYLPCRPRLGLFKSSDTEDPPKLTEKLSRALFRKLNQSSNTWASFASSRIESARFPDRYNARFPDPILAEDLEVSEGPFVVDLSTGASTSETEKTQAPKMRPSFRSRNKPAAAASASRGSDKTQGGAFLSSLKEVLDDGTSVPAKDVNPVEPRAQDVVPRPEVLTVEANLQAARDPHEVEPPRNKRSRTDLGDRPARSSSSSSRGGTVGWNFSHSKPGSILDDPWGLATIMRHMKMVGCSMPSINGMTNKEEYVEIAHHVGQLAGAINRAQLRFEETVHGAPSAEDLAQATELFKTTKTELDLTRARVSELEAEVGRLGLKADTQQGKIESQAIDIRVKSRKINELDAARRIAEHQVQELIASSQVSQQNKEAEVKLAVRKGKKEVAEAYNKILTSVKEKFVKKKEETDALIYAQELQANTELLKDLLSKEIENAEEEYHRLMILIPDAGAAYEKAQVSDFSVSKLPIPQFSESSGTFAINMFNPTFSGEYGSNLGSVSPDLVPVETTPGGDDQDVEEEVPVKEGDPIEEDKDDEADPGSKEG, encoded by the exons ATGGACCCTCcgaaagaaggttccggcgagaCCGGAATCTCTGCCTCCGGGAAGCGTTTAATGAAGGTTAAGCAAGAAATCggtgagaaaatgaaaagagacaAGAAGGAAGTCAAGGACTCAATTGCGGGGAGGGTCTCCAAGcgggtgaagaagaaggaagttTCTGGCGGGAGTACCTCTCTGGGCCCTCACTCGCCTTCCTCACTAAAGATTCAAGAAGTCGTTAATCTCATGGTTCAAGCCCATGGCCAAAAGGAGTTGGCCAAGGTTTGTTCCTCCGACGAAACTCCTGAAACCGCCCCGGAAGGCTGGTTCTGCATTCACGAGAAATATATCTCGAAATGCCACCTTCGGTTCCCACTTCCAGATCTCCTGTTAGATCTTCTTGATCATTACCAACTAGCCCTTTCTCAGCTTTGTCCCTCAGCCATTCGGGTGATAAATGGTTTCATCACCAGGGCTAAGGAGGAGGGGATCGTTGTTGGACTGACCGAGCTAATGAGCCTTTACACGATCAAGGAGAGCTCTAGCAAAGATGGTGGTAGCGGTACCTACTATCTTCCTTGTCGTCCTAGGCTTGGTCTTTTCAAGTCTTCCG ATACTGAGGATCCTCCTAAGCTTACTGAGAAGCTGTCTAGGGCTCTTTTCCGGAAGCTAAATCAAAGCTCCAATACCTGGGCATCTTTTGCCTCTTCTCGTATTGAATCAGCTAGGTTCCCGGATCGGTACAACGCCAGGTTCCCTGACCCGATTCTTGCTGAAGATTTAGAAG TTTCTGAAGGTCCTTTCGTGGTAGATCTTTCGACTGGAGCTAGTACTTCCGAAACTGAAAAGACTCAAGCTCCTAAGATGAGGCCTTCTTTCCGTTCCAGGAACAAGCCTGCTGCAGCTGCCAGCGCTTCGCGAGGCAGCGATAAGACCCAAGGAGGTGCCTTCCTCAGCTCATTGAAGGAGGTCCTTGATGATGGGACCTCTGTCCCTGCTAAGGATGTTAACCCAGTTGAGCCCAGAGCTCAAGATGTTGTTCCCCGTCCTGAGGTTCTGACAGTTGAAGCTAACCTCCAAGCTGCTAGAGACCCTCACGAGGTCGAACCTCCGAGAAACAAGAGGTCTCGGACCGATTTGGGAGATAGACCCGCCAGatcctcctcctcgtcttcgCGGGGAGGGACCGTGGGTTGGAACTTCTCCCATTCTAAGCCGGGATCGATATTGGATGATCCTTGGGGTTTGGCAACCatcatgaggcatatgaagatgGTAGGATGCTCCATGCCTTCGATCAATGGTATGACCAACAAGGAAGAGTACGTTGAGATAGCTCACCACGTGGGTCAG ctAGCTGGAGCCATCAACAGGGCTCAGCTGAGGTTTGAAGAGACCGTGCATGGTGCTCCTAGCGCTGAAGACTTAGCTCAGGCTACTGAGTTGTTCAAGACTACCAAGACGGAGCTCGACCTGACTCGTGCTCGAGTTTCTGAGCTCGAAGCTGAGGTCGGGAGGCTCGGTCTGAAGGCTGATACTCAACAAGGGAAGATCGAAAGTCAGGCCATCGATATTCGGGTGAAGAGTAGGAAGATCAACGAGTTAGATGCTGCTCGTAGGATAGCTGAGCACCAGGTCCAAGAGTTGATCGCCTCGTCTCAGGTTAGTCAACAGAACAAAGAGGCTGAAGTTAAACTAGCTGTCAGGAAAGGTAAGAAGGAGGTGGCTGAAGCCTACAACAAGATCCTGACCTCTGTGAAGGAGAAGTTTGTCAAGAAAAAGGAAGAGACTGACGCTCTGATCTATGCTCAGGAGCTTCAGGCAAACACCGAACTTCTGAAGGATTTATTGTCTAAAGAGATTGAGAATGCTGAGGAGGAGTATCATCGTTTGATGATTTTGATCCCGGATGCTGGTGCTGCATACGAGAAGGCTCAAGTTTCTGATTTTTCAGTTAGCAAGCtccccattcctcaattctccgagagctcaggtactttcgcGATCAATATGTTTAATCCGACGTTTTCTGGAGAATATGGTTCTAACTTGGGTTCGGTCTCTCCTGATTTAGTTCCCGTTGAGACGACCCCGGGAGGTGACGACCAGGATGTTGAAGAAGAGGTTCCTGTTAAGGAGGGTGATCCTATCGAGGAGGATaaggatgatgaagctgatccTGGATCCAAGGAAGGTTAA